In Methanolobus chelungpuianus, a genomic segment contains:
- a CDS encoding MM0924 family protein, with the protein MKQSFIERYYMQKEVEIDIGGEENYRGIAAECNDGILSLKWDIGKEGYTHIDIDSIRAIWLQPE; encoded by the coding sequence ATGAAGCAGTCTTTCATTGAAAGGTACTATATGCAAAAGGAAGTTGAGATCGACATCGGTGGAGAGGAAAATTACAGGGGTATAGCTGCAGAGTGCAATGACGGTATCCTCAGCCTTAAATGGGATATCGGTAAGGAAGGATACACTCATATCGATATAGATAGCATCAGAGCCATCTGGCTACAGCCCGAGTGA
- a CDS encoding ferric reductase produces MKYEREVIVSSVAVVVGIMLFFLYQERSSAINIILRAAALFGYLFLFLGILSSEYRVRMKKVFGSPFLNIHHHLARAGVALVLLHPLLVAYRSGLSSFLPVFYPVMDFLMLAGRPAFYIILIAVLAGVYRKRIPKKWRDIHALNYLGFVLVFFHAWLIGTDLQYAPMQVIWLAMALAVLAVYIHKHIMPAPVRKKNAGKGQDKSA; encoded by the coding sequence ATGAAATATGAACGTGAGGTCATAGTTTCTTCTGTAGCGGTAGTGGTTGGGATAATGCTCTTCTTCCTGTACCAGGAAAGAAGCTCGGCTATTAATATCATTCTCAGGGCAGCAGCACTGTTTGGCTATCTATTCCTGTTCCTCGGGATACTGTCATCTGAGTACAGGGTCCGGATGAAGAAGGTCTTTGGCAGTCCTTTTCTGAATATCCATCATCATCTCGCAAGGGCAGGAGTCGCGCTTGTCCTGCTTCATCCCCTGCTTGTTGCCTACCGGTCTGGCCTAAGCTCTTTTCTGCCTGTGTTCTATCCTGTGATGGATTTCCTGATGCTTGCAGGAAGGCCTGCATTCTACATTATCCTGATAGCAGTGCTGGCTGGTGTTTACAGGAAGAGGATACCAAAAAAATGGAGGGACATCCATGCACTCAACTACCTGGGATTCGTGCTTGTCTTCTTCCATGCATGGCTTATAGGCACGGACCTTCAGTATGCTCCGATGCAAGTCATCTGGCTTGCCATGGCACTGGCAGTACTTGCAGTCTATATACACAAGCATATCATGCCTGCACCGGTCCGAAAGAAGAATGCCGGGAAGGGCCAGGATAAGAGCGCATGA
- a CDS encoding cation-translocating P-type ATPase: MAEEQWCSIPSEDVFSLFNSHPDGLSREEAEKRLSRDGYNEVESKKEHGPVYRFLRQFASPLIYLLLIAAAITFFLDLYVDTIVILFVVLANAVIGFIQEGKARHALESLSKLLVPEARVLRGGMSIVLSSRELVVGDIVLLEAGDRVPADLRLFYTKNLRADESILTGESVPVEKSTAAIATGCASFGDQKNISFAGTLISQGQGRGIVVATGNGTQIGRISEFIRESKEISTPLLRKMAQMSVVLSVVIVVVAALTFAIGLLRGLETIEIFMASVSLAVAAIPEGLPAVITISMAIGVNRMASRNTIIRTVPAVETLGSATVICTDKTGTLTKNQMTVTQVYAAGKLYEVTGAGYDPEGEFLLNGARVDPIADRALTETLKAGVLCNDASFRGEDNIDGDPTEGALLISGLKAGKFYLPRVDIVPFEPEERYMATLHENGDGSKIIYVKGSPEKILQLCVSQFDGERTGPLDIRGVTQTSEQMASDALRVLGMAYRQVPAEMDRIEPEDIKDLVFVGLQGMMDPPRDGVTEAVRQCKTAGIRVIMITGDHLSTAYAIATKIGIETEGGLSGKDLEVMPDEQLRQRLRSVSVFARTSPEDKLRIVKLLKEMGEVVAVTGDGINDAPALKTADIGISMGITGTEVAKEASNVVLADDNFSSIVAAVEEGRDVYSKIQKILLWTLPTNGGQGLSIVVAVLMGLTLPLVPLQVLWLNTVTAVGLGVPITMEPKERGILRRPPRPPKEPILTALIKRRIVFVSLLIVAGAYFNFFRKLEDGGDLDAARTVALNTIMFFQIFFLFNSKSLYDYVYRDLFSNKFMLLGIAIVLFLQLLITYEPTMNSVFSTAPILPADWLDILLVSSTVFFLIEFEKYLQKRGYLH, from the coding sequence ATGGCAGAAGAGCAGTGGTGCAGTATACCTTCGGAAGATGTCTTTTCCTTGTTCAATAGCCACCCGGATGGCCTGAGCCGTGAAGAGGCTGAAAAGAGGCTTTCACGGGACGGCTATAATGAGGTGGAGTCTAAGAAGGAACATGGGCCTGTTTATAGATTTCTCCGGCAGTTCGCCAGTCCCCTGATATACCTCCTGCTCATAGCTGCTGCCATAACATTCTTCCTTGATCTGTATGTCGATACTATCGTGATCCTGTTCGTGGTCCTGGCAAATGCGGTCATAGGTTTCATCCAGGAAGGAAAGGCCCGGCATGCCCTGGAATCCCTGTCAAAGCTGCTGGTGCCTGAAGCAAGGGTCCTGAGGGGTGGCATGAGTATCGTATTGTCAAGCAGGGAACTTGTGGTCGGTGATATCGTGCTGCTGGAAGCAGGCGACAGAGTGCCTGCTGATCTGCGCCTGTTCTATACCAAGAACCTGAGGGCGGATGAGTCCATACTGACCGGGGAATCAGTTCCCGTGGAAAAGAGCACAGCTGCTATTGCTACCGGCTGCGCGTCCTTTGGGGACCAGAAGAACATCTCCTTTGCGGGTACCCTGATAAGCCAGGGGCAGGGCAGGGGCATTGTAGTGGCCACCGGCAACGGGACCCAGATAGGCCGGATATCCGAGTTCATCAGGGAGAGTAAGGAAATATCCACTCCTCTGCTGCGCAAGATGGCCCAGATGAGTGTCGTACTGTCTGTGGTCATCGTTGTCGTGGCAGCGCTCACCTTTGCCATAGGCCTGCTGAGGGGACTTGAGACCATCGAGATATTCATGGCTTCCGTCAGCCTTGCAGTTGCAGCTATCCCGGAAGGGCTTCCTGCGGTCATAACGATCTCCATGGCCATCGGCGTGAACCGGATGGCATCAAGGAACACTATCATACGCACGGTTCCAGCAGTCGAGACCTTGGGAAGCGCCACTGTGATATGCACGGACAAGACCGGCACCCTTACCAAGAACCAGATGACGGTGACCCAGGTATACGCTGCAGGCAAGCTTTATGAGGTCACAGGCGCAGGTTATGATCCGGAAGGTGAGTTCCTGCTTAACGGAGCCCGGGTGGATCCGATTGCCGACAGGGCCCTGACAGAAACCCTTAAAGCAGGAGTGCTGTGCAATGACGCATCTTTCCGGGGCGAGGACAACATTGACGGGGACCCCACGGAAGGTGCACTGCTGATCTCAGGCCTCAAGGCCGGAAAGTTCTACCTTCCGCGGGTGGATATCGTACCCTTTGAACCTGAAGAGAGATATATGGCCACTCTGCATGAAAACGGGGACGGCTCGAAGATAATTTACGTGAAAGGCTCTCCTGAAAAGATCCTCCAGCTGTGTGTCTCACAGTTTGATGGTGAACGCACGGGTCCCCTGGACATACGGGGTGTCACCCAGACATCCGAACAGATGGCCTCTGATGCATTAAGGGTGCTGGGCATGGCCTACAGGCAGGTGCCTGCTGAGATGGACCGGATAGAACCGGAAGACATAAAGGATCTTGTCTTCGTTGGTCTGCAGGGCATGATGGATCCCCCGAGGGACGGAGTGACCGAAGCTGTCCGGCAGTGCAAGACAGCAGGTATCAGGGTAATAATGATCACGGGAGACCACCTGAGTACGGCTTATGCCATTGCCACTAAGATCGGCATTGAGACCGAAGGTGGCCTTTCAGGAAAGGATCTCGAGGTCATGCCGGACGAGCAGCTGAGGCAGCGTCTGAGGTCGGTCTCGGTATTCGCAAGAACCTCTCCCGAAGACAAGTTAAGGATAGTCAAGCTTCTGAAGGAAATGGGTGAGGTGGTGGCAGTCACCGGTGACGGCATAAATGACGCTCCTGCTCTCAAGACCGCCGATATAGGCATCTCCATGGGCATAACAGGCACGGAGGTTGCCAAGGAAGCCTCCAATGTGGTGCTTGCAGATGATAATTTCTCCTCCATCGTTGCAGCCGTCGAGGAAGGCAGGGATGTCTATAGCAAGATACAGAAGATATTATTGTGGACCCTGCCAACCAACGGAGGACAGGGTCTGTCCATAGTGGTTGCAGTGCTGATGGGACTTACACTGCCCCTGGTTCCGCTCCAGGTCCTGTGGCTGAACACGGTCACGGCTGTCGGCCTGGGCGTCCCCATTACCATGGAACCAAAGGAGAGAGGTATACTCAGGAGACCTCCCAGGCCCCCAAAAGAGCCTATACTGACCGCGCTGATAAAAAGAAGGATCGTGTTCGTGTCACTGCTCATAGTTGCAGGCGCTTACTTCAATTTCTTCAGGAAACTGGAAGATGGGGGAGACCTGGATGCAGCGCGTACCGTTGCACTGAATACCATCATGTTCTTCCAGATATTCTTCCTGTTCAACTCCAAGTCCCTTTATGACTATGTCTACAGGGATCTGTTCTCGAACAAGTTCATGTTGCTGGGTATTGCTATTGTGCTCTTCCTGCAGCTGTTGATAACCTATGAGCCGACAATGAATTCGGTGTTTTCCACCGCTCCAATCCTGCCGGCTGACTGGCTGGACATACTGCTCGTATCAAGTACGGTGTTCTTCCTGATAGAATTTGAGAAATACCTGCAAAAAAGGGGATATCTTCACTGA